In Haloarcula halophila, a single window of DNA contains:
- a CDS encoding TIGR03560 family F420-dependent LLM class oxidoreductase, giving the protein MQFDWMVQCYSGAGVHRDTPMLDTLDRETVLQGVDTAVDTGLEGLWAPDHFMLGPKAEEFEVWTLLSALAERTEDVDLGPLVGSITYRNPALLAKMATTVDVLSEGRLRLGLGAGWHEEEHRAYGFDFPDVGTRIEMLEEGIQVVKAMFTEAEPTFEGDHYTIDGALNEPKPVSQPHPPIVVGGAGPKMLRLAARHADEWNVEISGRARGRSIEFKARKFDEYLENEGRDPDEVDRSWLAHVLVREDEAAVESAVEEIFPLPWGEESDMDDQLTDAAEAREKGDMLIGTPAQVAEQIEGIRDLGFEKLQLLFLDFPDSRGMELFGDEVAPQFR; this is encoded by the coding sequence ATGCAGTTCGACTGGATGGTCCAGTGTTATTCGGGCGCTGGCGTTCACCGAGACACTCCGATGCTCGATACGCTCGACCGGGAGACGGTCCTCCAGGGCGTGGACACGGCCGTCGACACCGGCCTCGAAGGATTGTGGGCACCAGACCACTTCATGCTCGGCCCGAAAGCCGAGGAGTTCGAGGTCTGGACGCTCCTGAGCGCGCTCGCCGAGCGGACCGAGGATGTCGACCTCGGGCCGCTGGTGGGGTCGATCACGTACCGCAACCCAGCGCTGCTGGCGAAGATGGCGACGACGGTCGACGTCCTCTCGGAGGGACGGCTCCGGCTGGGGCTGGGGGCCGGGTGGCACGAGGAAGAACACCGCGCCTACGGCTTCGACTTCCCCGACGTGGGGACCCGGATCGAGATGCTCGAAGAGGGTATCCAGGTCGTCAAGGCGATGTTCACCGAGGCGGAGCCGACCTTCGAGGGGGACCACTACACGATCGACGGGGCGCTGAACGAGCCGAAACCGGTCAGCCAGCCCCACCCGCCGATCGTCGTCGGCGGCGCGGGGCCGAAGATGCTCCGCCTCGCCGCCCGCCACGCCGACGAGTGGAACGTCGAGATCAGCGGCCGCGCCCGCGGGCGCTCCATCGAGTTCAAGGCCCGGAAGTTCGACGAGTACCTCGAAAACGAGGGGCGCGATCCAGACGAGGTCGACCGCTCGTGGCTCGCACACGTCCTCGTCCGGGAGGACGAAGCCGCCGTCGAGTCGGCCGTCGAGGAGATCTTCCCGCTCCCGTGGGGCGAGGAGTCGGACATGGACGACCAACTCACTGACGCCGCCGAAGCCCGGGAGAAAGGGGACATGCTCATCGGGACGCCCGCCCAGGTCGCCGAGCAGATCGAGGGTATCCGCGACCTCGGCTTCGAGAAGCTTCAGTTGCTCTTTCTGGACTTTCCCGACTCCCGTGGGATGGAGCTGTTCGGCGACGAGGTCGCCCCTCAGTTCAGGTAA
- a CDS encoding SMP-30/gluconolactonase/LRE family protein, translating into MSTPEQVVDIECETGEGPLYHPDDEHVYWCDIPRGRLYRYDPAADDYEQVYRDDSERIGGFTVQQDGSLLLFQEAGAVRRLSRDDWTTETVVSPDPGRFHERFNDVIADPEGRVFAGVMPDTERDLPGQLYRLDTDGTFTLVRESCVLPNGMGFTPDLSQLYFTDTCEVDPAEPGYIYRYDYDRATGGISDPEVFVDASDIDGYPDGMTVDDEGHVWSAFWDGNALHRFTPDGTHERTVTFDPRKVSSLTFAGEDDTAYVTTACVESRETEGAGAGSLYRVDLGVTGRPEFRSAVVP; encoded by the coding sequence ATGAGCACGCCCGAACAGGTCGTCGACATCGAATGTGAGACCGGCGAGGGGCCGCTGTACCATCCCGACGACGAGCACGTCTACTGGTGTGACATCCCGAGAGGTCGCCTCTATCGGTACGATCCGGCAGCGGACGACTACGAACAGGTCTACCGGGACGACAGCGAGCGGATCGGCGGGTTCACCGTCCAGCAAGACGGCTCGTTGTTGCTGTTCCAGGAGGCTGGTGCAGTCCGACGACTCTCCCGTGACGACTGGACGACCGAGACGGTCGTTTCCCCGGACCCCGGCCGCTTCCACGAGCGGTTCAACGACGTCATCGCGGACCCCGAGGGGCGGGTCTTCGCCGGTGTGATGCCCGATACCGAGCGGGATCTCCCCGGACAGCTCTATCGGCTGGACACCGACGGGACGTTCACGCTCGTCCGGGAGTCCTGTGTGCTCCCGAACGGGATGGGGTTCACACCCGACCTGTCACAGCTGTACTTCACCGACACCTGCGAAGTCGACCCGGCCGAGCCCGGCTACATCTACCGGTACGACTACGACCGTGCGACTGGAGGGATCTCCGACCCCGAGGTGTTCGTCGACGCGAGCGATATCGACGGCTACCCCGACGGGATGACCGTCGACGACGAGGGACACGTCTGGTCGGCGTTCTGGGACGGGAACGCGCTCCACCGGTTCACGCCCGACGGGACTCACGAGCGGACCGTCACGTTCGACCCTCGGAAGGTGTCGTCGCTGACGTTCGCCGGCGAGGACGACACGGCCTACGTGACGACGGCCTGCGTCGAGAGCCGCGAGACGGAGGGTGCGGGCGCGGGAAGTCTCTACCGCGTGGATCTCGGCGTGACCGGTCGGCCGGAGTTTCGCTCCGCCGTCGTCCCCTGA
- a CDS encoding aldo/keto reductase, with translation MDYRQLGSTGTRVSELCLGTWRFGKETNGVVETGREEAHELLDAAWERGINFIDTANVYGSPHGTSEEYIGEWLEEYDRSDFVIASKVYFPFDGWGDPGPNDSGLGRKHIREQVEGTLDRLGTDYLDLYYIHRWDEDSDIEETLRTLNDLVREGKVNYLGASTMASWQLTKALWKSEVEGLERFEVTQPLHHAGYYEDVSDYLDVCADQEIAVCPYSPLAGGFLTGKYERADPEDPEAVEAPDGARGSFDDFFDDYYLSERGWHVLDEIRTIADEVDATPAQVSLRWLMEWDEFTCVPIVGARTTEQLDENVAATEVSLSDAQWDRIMDARYDPDGNLWGH, from the coding sequence ATGGATTACAGACAGCTCGGCAGCACAGGGACTCGTGTCTCGGAACTCTGTCTCGGGACCTGGCGCTTCGGCAAGGAGACAAACGGCGTGGTCGAGACGGGACGGGAGGAGGCCCACGAACTGCTGGACGCGGCCTGGGAGCGGGGGATCAACTTCATCGACACGGCGAACGTCTACGGCTCTCCACACGGCACCAGCGAGGAGTACATCGGGGAGTGGCTCGAAGAGTACGACCGGTCGGACTTCGTCATCGCCTCGAAGGTGTACTTCCCGTTCGACGGCTGGGGCGACCCCGGACCGAACGACTCCGGCTTAGGCCGGAAACACATCCGCGAACAGGTCGAAGGGACCCTGGACCGCCTCGGGACCGATTACCTCGATCTGTACTACATCCACCGCTGGGACGAGGACAGCGACATCGAGGAGACGCTGCGGACGCTCAACGACCTCGTCCGCGAGGGGAAAGTCAACTACCTGGGTGCGTCGACGATGGCGTCCTGGCAACTGACAAAGGCCCTCTGGAAGTCCGAGGTCGAGGGCCTCGAACGGTTCGAGGTCACCCAGCCGCTCCACCACGCCGGCTACTACGAGGACGTGAGCGACTACCTCGACGTGTGTGCCGATCAGGAGATCGCGGTCTGTCCGTACTCGCCGCTCGCTGGCGGCTTCCTCACCGGGAAGTACGAACGCGCCGACCCCGAGGACCCGGAGGCCGTCGAGGCACCCGATGGCGCTCGGGGGAGCTTCGACGACTTCTTCGACGACTACTACCTCTCGGAACGGGGCTGGCACGTTCTCGACGAGATCCGGACGATCGCCGACGAGGTCGACGCCACGCCCGCGCAGGTGTCGCTGCGCTGGCTGATGGAGTGGGACGAGTTCACCTGCGTCCCCATCGTCGGCGCGCGCACGACCGAGCAACTCGACGAGAACGTCGCCGCGACCGAAGTCTCCCTCTCGGACGCGCAGTGGGACCGCATCATGGACGCCCGCTACGACCCCGACGGGAACCTCTGGGGCCACTGA
- a CDS encoding ATP-binding cassette domain-containing protein, translating into MSVEDEGTTEQHHAESTDTGTAGTPKLRAENLTKQFGRIVAVEDVSLDIQSSEVFALVGDNGAGKSTLMNMLSGVHAPTKGQIYKDGEPVNFSNPSEARNKGIETVYQDLALMDDLDIATNIFMGQFPRNGFGPFRIIDWDETYERAEQIMMDQLGRDVDIKTEVEFLSGGQRQLVAIGRALAFDPDVIVLDEPTSALSVDATRLVQDTIDKLANQGITIIIVSHNIESVLNHADRIGVLFRGSLVDIKQPDETNLEELNELMTTGTLSSGRLDD; encoded by the coding sequence ATGAGCGTCGAAGACGAGGGGACGACGGAACAGCACCACGCGGAGAGCACCGACACCGGGACGGCCGGAACTCCGAAGCTGCGCGCGGAGAACCTCACCAAGCAGTTCGGCCGTATCGTCGCCGTCGAGGACGTCTCACTCGACATCCAGTCTTCGGAGGTGTTCGCGCTCGTCGGCGACAACGGTGCCGGCAAGTCGACGCTGATGAACATGCTCAGCGGCGTCCACGCACCCACGAAGGGGCAGATATACAAAGACGGCGAGCCGGTCAACTTCAGTAACCCTTCGGAGGCCCGCAACAAGGGTATCGAGACGGTCTATCAGGACCTCGCGCTGATGGACGACCTCGACATCGCGACGAACATCTTCATGGGCCAGTTCCCGCGGAACGGGTTCGGTCCGTTCCGGATCATCGACTGGGACGAGACCTACGAGCGGGCCGAACAGATCATGATGGATCAGCTCGGCCGCGACGTGGACATCAAGACGGAGGTGGAGTTCCTCTCGGGCGGGCAGCGACAGCTCGTCGCCATCGGCCGGGCACTCGCGTTCGATCCGGACGTCATCGTCCTCGACGAGCCCACGAGCGCGCTGTCGGTCGACGCGACCCGGCTCGTCCAAGACACCATCGACAAACTGGCCAACCAGGGGATCACGATCATCATCGTCAGCCACAACATCGAGTCGGTGCTGAATCACGCCGACCGGATCGGCGTCCTCTTCCGGGGCTCGCTCGTCGACATCAAGCAACCCGACGAGACGAACTTAGAAGAGCTGAACGAACTGATGACGACCGGGACGCTGTCGAGCGGGCGTCTCGACGACTAG
- a CDS encoding sugar ABC transporter substrate-binding protein, which yields MRGSDRRKFLKATGAAITTISLAGCGGNGGGDGGSGDGGSGDGGSGDGGSTGDGGSGGGGNSLDKIGMSAYVRGGSWITAYIEAAEFYAEDQGIELDVRPNQQSAQKQVSDIREFANSDHDAILVGVWQTGAAEGAINQAIQGGTPVFATNADTSSSEIPLYVGFSNYDGGASSGEEMVTALDEQYPDKDSYRVLNIRGPQGNQSANQRSQGFLDVIAEQDNVEVAQTLNGEFARDVAQSTVQEYIQANGRVDGIYSGNLSMGLGVVGALRNLDMLVPRGEDGHVCLTQMDGSPEVNPLVGEGMIDAAVDQPNYFYNPIAMYYMREYVESGMDESVIPEVGSEVTADQLTIESGQHKGVEMWSEPIWEPGVMREQNDHPWFRTNSIVITEENFDQPFLWGNVWG from the coding sequence ATGCGAGGTAGTGACAGGCGAAAGTTCCTGAAAGCGACCGGCGCAGCAATAACAACCATCTCACTTGCGGGGTGTGGTGGCAACGGCGGCGGCGACGGTGGAAGCGGCGACGGTGGAAGCGGTGACGGGGGGAGCGGCGACGGCGGGTCCACTGGGGACGGCGGCAGTGGCGGTGGCGGCAACTCCCTCGACAAGATCGGGATGTCCGCGTACGTCCGTGGTGGCTCCTGGATCACGGCCTACATCGAGGCCGCGGAGTTCTACGCGGAGGACCAGGGTATCGAACTCGACGTCCGGCCGAACCAACAGAGCGCACAGAAGCAGGTCTCGGACATCCGCGAGTTCGCCAACAGCGACCACGACGCGATCCTCGTCGGCGTCTGGCAGACCGGCGCTGCAGAAGGGGCCATCAACCAGGCGATCCAGGGTGGCACGCCGGTGTTCGCGACGAACGCCGACACCTCCAGCTCGGAGATCCCGCTGTACGTCGGCTTCAGCAACTACGACGGCGGCGCGAGTTCGGGCGAGGAGATGGTGACGGCGCTGGACGAGCAGTACCCCGACAAGGACTCCTACCGCGTGCTGAACATCCGTGGCCCCCAGGGGAACCAGTCGGCCAATCAGCGTTCGCAGGGGTTCCTCGACGTGATCGCAGAGCAGGACAACGTCGAAGTCGCCCAGACGCTCAACGGGGAGTTCGCCCGCGACGTCGCCCAGTCGACCGTCCAGGAGTACATCCAGGCGAACGGTCGTGTCGACGGGATCTACTCGGGGAACCTCTCGATGGGCCTCGGTGTCGTGGGGGCGTTGCGCAACCTCGATATGCTGGTCCCGCGAGGGGAGGACGGCCACGTCTGCCTGACCCAGATGGACGGCAGTCCCGAGGTGAACCCACTGGTCGGTGAGGGGATGATCGACGCGGCAGTCGACCAGCCCAACTACTTCTACAACCCCATCGCGATGTACTACATGCGGGAGTACGTCGAGAGCGGGATGGACGAAAGCGTCATCCCGGAGGTGGGATCGGAGGTCACCGCAGACCAGTTGACCATCGAGTCCGGCCAGCACAAGGGCGTCGAGATGTGGTCGGAACCGATCTGGGAGCCCGGAGTCATGCGCGAACAGAACGACCATCCGTGGTTCCGGACCAACAGCATCGTCATCACGGAGGAGAACTTCGACCAGCCGTTCCTCTGGGGTAACGTCTGGGGCTAA
- a CDS encoding L-rhamnose mutarotase: protein MADTERAVYVQRLDPDQREAYVEAHDQVPEGVTDAMERGGVEEFELYVRDDIAVCILECADLDAYLDAVDGDEAVADWERYTGQFKRSGVDADADPESGIPFMERVWQFEPDDE from the coding sequence ATGGCAGATACCGAACGCGCCGTCTACGTCCAGCGACTCGACCCCGACCAGCGCGAGGCCTACGTCGAGGCCCACGACCAGGTCCCCGAGGGCGTGACCGACGCGATGGAACGGGGCGGCGTCGAGGAGTTCGAACTATACGTCCGGGACGACATCGCGGTCTGTATCCTGGAGTGTGCGGACTTGGACGCCTACCTCGACGCCGTCGACGGCGACGAGGCCGTCGCCGACTGGGAACGGTACACCGGCCAGTTCAAACGGTCGGGCGTCGACGCCGACGCCGATCCGGAATCGGGCATCCCGTTCATGGAACGGGTCTGGCAGTTCGAACCCGACGACGAGTGA
- a CDS encoding fumarylacetoacetate hydrolase family protein: protein MKFVRYTTGGAPSWGIHRDEEIVPLAGLREEITYQQLTDAGFLRVVEDAADAMEATAIPASETTLLAPVPRPGKIICVGLNYHDHAEEQDEDVPERPLLFGKSGTSVTNPGDPIVHPAELDEVDFEVELGVVIGRTAKDVSTADARDYIAGYTAINDVSGRDAQFDDGQFFRGKSYDTFAPIGPTLVPDDRLDPSSLDVACRVNGETMQSSNTEEFIFGVEEVVSYISGITTLRPGDVISTGTPGGVGIFRDPPELLEPGDTVDVEIEGIGTLTNPVVADRD from the coding sequence ATGAAATTCGTCAGATACACGACCGGTGGGGCTCCGTCGTGGGGCATCCATCGCGACGAGGAGATCGTCCCGCTCGCGGGACTCAGAGAGGAGATCACGTACCAACAGTTGACCGACGCTGGCTTCCTCCGAGTCGTCGAAGACGCCGCCGACGCGATGGAAGCAACGGCCATCCCGGCGTCGGAGACGACCCTGCTTGCACCGGTTCCTCGGCCGGGCAAGATCATCTGTGTCGGACTGAACTACCACGACCACGCTGAGGAGCAAGACGAGGACGTACCCGAACGCCCACTCCTGTTCGGGAAGTCAGGAACGTCGGTCACGAACCCCGGTGATCCGATCGTCCACCCCGCCGAACTCGACGAAGTCGACTTCGAAGTCGAACTCGGTGTGGTCATCGGCCGGACTGCAAAGGACGTTTCCACTGCTGACGCGCGGGACTACATCGCCGGTTACACCGCGATAAACGACGTGAGTGGGCGGGACGCACAGTTCGACGACGGGCAGTTCTTCCGTGGGAAGAGCTACGACACGTTCGCACCGATAGGGCCGACACTGGTCCCGGACGACCGGCTCGACCCGTCCAGTCTGGACGTTGCCTGCCGTGTCAACGGCGAGACGATGCAGTCGTCGAACACCGAGGAGTTCATCTTCGGCGTCGAGGAAGTCGTCTCCTACATCAGTGGGATCACGACGTTGCGGCCCGGTGACGTCATCTCGACGGGAACCCCCGGAGGGGTCGGTATCTTCCGTGACCCGCCGGAGTTACTCGAACCGGGTGACACTGTCGACGTCGAGATCGAGGGCATCGGGACGCTGACCAACCCCGTCGTCGCCGACCGGGACTGA
- a CDS encoding SDR family NAD(P)-dependent oxidoreductase, whose protein sequence is MPGERHADRTVIVTGAASGIGRGIARRFGDEGANVVVADVRREPKQGARYDSDVTTPTDALIAEETAGDATYVETDVGDPDSVAAMVETAVETYGGVDVLVNNAGIQIDGDSQSTTIEEWQRSIDIDLSGAFYCAKFAVPHLVEREGQIINIGSVRGFEGGGGPPYAAAKGGVVNMTRDLAIELGPDGVRVNCINPGYIETPLQDINTDEDVAKAEEHTLVPRFGKPEDVGDAAVFLASDEAEFITGANLAVDGGWLAHSGL, encoded by the coding sequence ATGCCTGGAGAGCGACACGCAGACCGGACAGTTATCGTCACCGGTGCGGCGAGTGGGATCGGACGCGGTATCGCACGGCGGTTCGGCGACGAGGGCGCGAACGTCGTCGTGGCCGACGTTCGGCGAGAACCGAAACAGGGAGCGCGCTACGACAGCGACGTAACCACCCCGACTGACGCCCTCATCGCCGAGGAGACGGCCGGCGATGCCACGTACGTCGAGACCGACGTCGGCGACCCCGACAGCGTCGCCGCGATGGTCGAGACGGCAGTCGAGACCTACGGCGGGGTCGACGTCCTCGTCAACAACGCCGGCATCCAGATCGACGGGGACTCCCAATCGACGACGATCGAGGAGTGGCAACGCTCCATCGACATCGACCTGAGCGGGGCGTTCTACTGCGCCAAGTTCGCGGTTCCCCACCTCGTCGAACGCGAGGGTCAGATCATCAATATCGGTTCTGTCCGGGGGTTCGAAGGCGGCGGTGGCCCACCATACGCGGCGGCGAAAGGTGGCGTCGTCAACATGACACGGGACCTCGCGATCGAACTCGGGCCGGACGGCGTCCGTGTCAACTGTATCAACCCCGGCTACATCGAGACGCCGCTACAGGACATCAACACCGACGAGGACGTCGCCAAAGCGGAGGAACACACGCTCGTGCCCCGCTTCGGGAAACCGGAAGACGTCGGTGACGCTGCCGTCTTCCTCGCCAGCGACGAGGCGGAGTTCATCACCGGCGCGAACCTCGCGGTCGACGGCGGCTGGCTCGCACACAGCGGGCTGTGA
- a CDS encoding ABC transporter permease gives MATEQGFIGRTFGDRDDVMLTLLDNMIWPILAIVLLGVLVFVPQTFRSTQLILWGAVPIGLLVLAESLCLLSGHFDLSIGSIAGFSAMFTGMLLGTCPSCWSVTTSPWIGFGVILLVGSLIGLVNGVMIAKVGLNPFLQTLAFLIIFEGAKTAMQTQPVTGLPALYTQVGATPEFAIAVMLVAFLIAGLVLRYTSFGQAVYALGSSEHSAREVGIDTERLIILIYTISGVLSAIAGLMLTGFVGVVPPLIGEGLVFQAFAGAVIGGISLFGGRGKITGALGGVILIQVIQSALNNSPVVGATQIQMINGIVLLAAILLYSTQSKLRARILASGAV, from the coding sequence ATGGCAACGGAACAAGGATTCATCGGCCGGACCTTCGGGGACCGGGACGACGTGATGCTGACACTGTTAGACAACATGATCTGGCCGATACTGGCCATCGTCCTGCTCGGGGTACTGGTGTTCGTGCCCCAGACGTTCAGGTCGACCCAGTTGATCCTGTGGGGAGCAGTCCCGATCGGGTTGCTCGTCCTGGCCGAGAGCCTCTGTCTCCTGTCGGGACACTTCGACCTCTCGATCGGGTCGATCGCCGGCTTCTCGGCGATGTTCACCGGGATGCTCCTCGGGACCTGCCCGAGTTGCTGGTCGGTGACGACCAGCCCGTGGATCGGCTTCGGCGTCATCCTGCTGGTCGGGTCGCTCATCGGCCTGGTCAACGGCGTGATGATCGCGAAAGTGGGACTGAACCCGTTCCTGCAGACGCTGGCGTTCCTCATCATCTTCGAGGGCGCGAAGACGGCGATGCAGACCCAGCCAGTCACGGGCCTGCCGGCCCTGTACACGCAGGTCGGTGCGACGCCCGAGTTCGCGATCGCGGTGATGCTGGTCGCGTTCCTGATCGCCGGCCTGGTGTTGCGGTACACCTCCTTCGGCCAGGCGGTCTACGCGCTGGGGAGTTCCGAACACTCCGCCCGCGAAGTGGGGATCGACACCGAGCGGCTCATCATCCTCATCTACACCATCAGCGGCGTGCTGTCGGCGATCGCCGGCCTGATGCTGACCGGGTTCGTCGGCGTCGTCCCGCCGTTGATCGGCGAAGGACTCGTGTTCCAGGCGTTCGCCGGCGCAGTCATCGGCGGTATCAGTCTCTTCGGCGGTCGAGGGAAGATCACCGGCGCGCTCGGTGGCGTCATCCTCATCCAGGTCATCCAGTCGGCGCTGAACAACAGTCCGGTCGTCGGCGCGACACAGATCCAGATGATAAACGGCATCGTCCTGTTGGCCGCGATCCTGCTGTACAGCACGCAGAGCAAGCTCCGCGCTCGCATCCTCGCGAGTGGTGCGGTATGA
- a CDS encoding IclR family transcriptional regulator has protein sequence MSPEVPVKAAKVSLEIVELLRERDGAGVSDVANALDKPTSTVHDHLRTLEEEQYLVKEDSQYHVSTRFLQLGDQARSRKKVFKIARPEVEELAETTGEHANLMIEEHGLGVFLYRARGPDAVQLDTHAGMRVPLQTTALGKTIMAFRPQSEVEAIVERHGLPAITDETITDQSELYETLEDVRERGYAYDDEERVKGMRCVAAPILDQDDRAIAAVSVSGPKSRMQDDRFTDEIPSQILRSANVVEVNLTYS, from the coding sequence ATGAGCCCGGAGGTCCCAGTCAAGGCGGCGAAGGTCTCACTGGAGATCGTCGAGTTACTCAGAGAGCGAGACGGTGCCGGTGTCTCGGACGTCGCAAACGCGCTTGACAAGCCGACGAGCACGGTCCACGACCACTTGCGAACGCTCGAAGAGGAACAGTATCTCGTCAAAGAGGACAGTCAGTACCACGTGAGTACCCGATTCCTGCAGTTGGGTGATCAAGCTCGGTCCCGCAAGAAGGTCTTCAAAATAGCGCGTCCGGAGGTCGAAGAGCTGGCAGAAACGACCGGGGAACACGCGAACTTGATGATCGAGGAACACGGTCTCGGCGTGTTTCTCTATCGAGCGCGTGGGCCGGACGCGGTGCAACTGGATACACACGCAGGGATGCGAGTCCCGCTCCAGACCACTGCCCTCGGAAAGACAATCATGGCCTTCCGGCCCCAATCGGAGGTCGAGGCGATCGTCGAACGGCACGGGCTTCCTGCGATCACGGACGAGACCATCACCGACCAGTCCGAACTATACGAGACGCTCGAAGACGTTCGTGAGCGGGGCTACGCCTACGACGACGAGGAACGCGTCAAAGGGATGCGATGTGTCGCTGCCCCGATACTAGACCAGGACGACCGTGCCATCGCGGCCGTGAGCGTCTCCGGCCCGAAGAGTCGGATGCAGGACGACCGCTTTACCGACGAAATCCCCTCACAGATCCTGCGCAGTGCGAACGTCGTCGAAGTAAACCTGACGTATTCGTGA
- a CDS encoding transaldolase family protein codes for MNLYIDTASPEQIRAADRLCSIDGVTTNPSIVAGTDRRYREVVETAAGITDGPVFAQVLAEDADGMVREARGYQDWADHVVAKIPATRPGFEALGRLRADGIPAGTTVVFTVEQAVLAGKNDATFVAPYVGRIDDSGADGLATTRRIQSIFDTQGFETEVLAASIRNTTQATALYEAGVDAITLSPSVLDDHVGAPETDESVAGFAADWGDRDPPLSE; via the coding sequence GTGAATCTCTATATCGACACGGCGTCGCCGGAACAGATCCGGGCCGCTGACCGACTCTGTTCGATAGACGGCGTGACGACGAACCCCTCGATCGTCGCCGGGACGGACCGCCGATACCGGGAGGTCGTCGAGACCGCAGCCGGGATCACCGACGGACCGGTGTTCGCGCAGGTGCTCGCCGAGGACGCGGACGGGATGGTTCGCGAGGCGCGTGGCTACCAGGACTGGGCGGACCACGTCGTCGCGAAGATTCCGGCAACACGGCCGGGGTTCGAGGCGCTGGGACGGCTCCGTGCCGATGGGATCCCGGCGGGGACGACCGTGGTCTTCACCGTCGAGCAGGCGGTGCTGGCCGGAAAAAACGACGCGACCTTCGTCGCTCCGTACGTCGGGCGCATCGACGATTCGGGTGCCGACGGACTCGCGACGACCCGCCGCATCCAGTCGATCTTCGACACACAGGGGTTCGAGACGGAGGTGCTCGCGGCGAGTATCCGAAACACCACGCAGGCGACCGCTCTCTACGAGGCCGGGGTCGACGCGATCACACTGTCGCCGTCTGTCCTCGACGACCACGTCGGCGCCCCGGAGACCGACGAGAGCGTCGCTGGCTTCGCAGCCGACTGGGGCGACCGTGACCCCCCGCTGTCGGAGTGA
- a CDS encoding DUF4864 domain-containing protein — protein sequence MTLAVVALCLGLGGCQAVFGPSESTPAQPVTPAPVPTTETPAPTPPPNGRALGGVWLGQWSEFEPESAAAYRDVQRTCERPPARVVHIQLGALLTDNGTRRGIETMWRFLSPDTRRSFGSVESYVETVRTRYRPLLEAESVTHRPVERNGRVAVQPFRVNDDGSTTTYHWRVERQRTPSGEECWLTTAIAEAPGETM from the coding sequence GTGACGCTCGCTGTCGTGGCCCTCTGTCTGGGTCTCGGCGGGTGTCAGGCCGTGTTCGGCCCCAGTGAGTCAACGCCGGCACAACCCGTCACGCCGGCACCGGTGCCCACCACCGAGACACCGGCACCGACGCCCCCGCCGAACGGCCGCGCACTCGGCGGTGTCTGGCTGGGGCAGTGGAGCGAGTTCGAACCCGAGTCGGCGGCTGCGTATCGAGACGTACAGCGGACTTGTGAGCGTCCACCAGCACGGGTGGTTCACATCCAACTCGGTGCGCTACTCACGGACAACGGAACTCGGCGCGGGATCGAAACGATGTGGCGGTTCCTCTCGCCCGACACTCGCCGGAGTTTCGGTTCCGTCGAGAGCTACGTCGAGACGGTCCGAACACGGTATCGGCCACTTCTCGAAGCGGAGTCCGTGACCCACAGGCCGGTGGAGCGAAACGGGCGCGTCGCGGTCCAGCCGTTCCGGGTCAACGACGACGGGTCGACGACGACCTACCACTGGCGTGTCGAACGGCAGCGAACACCGTCCGGCGAGGAGTGTTGGCTGACAACGGCCATCGCCGAAGCGCCAGGTGAAACTATGTAG